A single Hippocampus zosterae strain Florida chromosome 17, ASM2543408v3, whole genome shotgun sequence DNA region contains:
- the zgc:195001 gene encoding tripartite motif-containing protein 16 — MPLSLDDKTAQKLLWISENGAKVARTSDAVCPYPNRPERYEHSPQVLCKEGLLGSRGYWEVDYDGWVVIGVVAESAPRKDGPCGLGENTSSWGVGWSGSCYQVWHNGENVDVVLPMCQTLGVYVDQPAGSVKFLVVEGEGDKEVRLVHKFKIGVQEKLLPAMWVGTNSFCLIRKKDQ, encoded by the exons ATGCCGCTGTCTTTGGATGACAAAACAGCACAGAAACTGCTGTGGATCTCAGAAAACGGCGCTAAGGTGGCACGCACGTCTGATGCCGTCTGTCCGTATCCAAACCGACCGGAGAGATATGAACACTCGCCACAG GTGCTGTGCAAGGAGGGCCTCCTTGGATCGCGTGGCTACTGGGAGGTGGACTACGACGGCTGGGTGGTGATCGGGGTGGTGGCAGAGAGCGCCCCCCGGAAGGACGGCCCTTGCGGACTGGGAGAAAACACCAGCTCCTGGGGTGTGGGCTGGTCGGGCTCCTGCTACCAAGTGTGGCACAACGGCGAGAACGTGGACGTGGTCCTGCCCATGTGCCAAACGCTGGGCGTGTACGTGGACCAGCCAGCCGGCTCCGTCAAGTTCCTGGTGGTGGAGGGCGAGGGCGACAAGGAGGTGAGGCTGGTGCACAAGTTCAAGATCGGCGTTCAGGAGAAGCTCCTGCCCGCCATGTGGGTCGGCACAAACTCCTTCTGCCTCATTCGGAAAAAGGATCAGTGA